From the Paludisphaera mucosa genome, one window contains:
- a CDS encoding LolA family protein → MRTNRFARQITLAAALVGAWIAPPAHAQAPGAPPQPQPGQAPAATAPGAPGAAPAEKPEEPPTEAEILIDVAIKKIAAVKAVSADLVQDVKMLGQKFQIKGRYIKATGARVYLRLDVAGLPGSTGTLLQVSNGDVLWDYQKILDSQSYRKLSVKPILERLETPDIDKTLREQILASLGFTGPEALLAGVRKAVRFDQKEEGDLEGKAVYILKGGWRDRAGLVTPDQRPVPAAGALPPYIPSFATLTIDKETGWPYRLELRGRNATSLIDTRQVGFDGRRIGAKSSIERQDPSELILVYSNVQVDPAVNDADFAFQAPPNANVEDNTEIILQSLNKAIEFQAQQKRIEAANAAGSVLQQPIDVPTPPPAADIPK, encoded by the coding sequence ATGCGCACTAACCGGTTCGCCCGCCAAATCACGCTCGCCGCGGCCCTCGTCGGGGCCTGGATCGCCCCGCCGGCGCACGCCCAGGCGCCGGGCGCTCCGCCCCAACCCCAGCCCGGGCAAGCTCCTGCGGCGACCGCCCCGGGCGCGCCGGGGGCCGCCCCGGCCGAGAAGCCCGAGGAGCCCCCCACCGAGGCCGAGATCCTGATCGACGTGGCGATCAAAAAAATCGCCGCCGTCAAGGCCGTTTCGGCGGACCTGGTGCAAGACGTCAAGATGCTGGGGCAGAAGTTCCAGATCAAGGGCCGCTACATCAAGGCCACGGGCGCTCGCGTCTACCTGCGGCTCGACGTCGCCGGACTCCCCGGGTCGACCGGCACCCTGCTGCAGGTCAGCAACGGCGACGTGCTGTGGGACTACCAGAAGATCCTCGACTCCCAGTCGTATCGCAAGCTCAGCGTCAAGCCGATCCTCGAACGCCTCGAGACGCCCGACATCGACAAGACCCTCCGCGAGCAGATCCTCGCCAGCCTCGGCTTCACCGGGCCCGAGGCGCTCCTCGCCGGCGTCCGCAAGGCCGTCCGGTTCGATCAGAAAGAGGAAGGCGACCTCGAAGGCAAGGCCGTCTACATCCTCAAGGGCGGCTGGCGCGACCGAGCCGGCCTGGTCACGCCCGACCAGCGCCCCGTCCCCGCCGCCGGCGCCCTCCCGCCGTACATCCCCAGCTTCGCGACGCTCACCATCGACAAGGAGACCGGCTGGCCGTACCGGCTCGAACTCCGGGGCCGCAACGCCACCTCCCTGATCGACACCCGCCAGGTCGGCTTCGACGGCCGACGGATCGGCGCCAAGAGCAGCATCGAGAGGCAGGATCCCAGCGAGCTGATCCTCGTCTACTCCAACGTCCAGGTCGACCCCGCCGTCAACGACGCCGACTTCGCCTTCCAGGCCCCGCCCAACGCGAACGTCGAGGACAACACCGAGATCATCCTCCAGTCGCTGAACAAGGCCATCGAATTCCAGGCCCAGCAGAAGCGCATCGAGGCCGCCAACGCCGCCGGCTCCGTCCTGCAGCAGCCCATCGACGTCCCCACGCCCCCCCCCGCCGCCGACATCCCCAAGTAA
- a CDS encoding NADPH-dependent assimilatory sulfite reductase hemoprotein subunit, with product MTEANGGPATPKLSKNEGLKAASGYLKQMVADELLNDEPTFSDDAGQILKFHGAYMQDDRDLRTKLKKEKKDKAYMVMVRIRMVGGRMTAEQYGVCDELSRVVGNGTLRITTRQEFQFHGILKQDLAVVIRHLNENLLSTLAACGDVERNVLACPAPIKDKKHEQLNHDALAWASHVAPRASTYWDVWLDGEKIETLPPAGPPLVKQAGEDAVEPILGKTYLPRKFKTAFAFPEDNCTDILANDLGFLAVVEGDSIVGYNVLVGGGLGTTPSAEKTFPALALPMGFAARDEILAVGEAVVRVFRDFGNRSDRKRARIKYLIADWGMPAFRAKVEEYLGRKLVDPKDVHVTDVDDHMGWREQGDGKLYLGIPVQNGRIKDDGPLRLASGLKAFFEKYQTPGRLTCQQKMLLMDLEPAWRDEINAWLEEYGIASVEKVSTVRRWSMACPALPTCGLAVTDAERALPSVIDMLEAELLRQGLENERLTVRMTGCPNGCARPYNADVGLVGRSAKIGPDGLPGPGTYTVFLGGRTIGDRINVEFKDYVPHDQIAFELAPIFARFKAERLDGETFGDFCHRAGVSEPAPAEVGASTE from the coding sequence ATGACAGAGGCGAACGGGGGTCCGGCCACGCCCAAGCTGAGCAAGAACGAGGGTTTGAAGGCGGCGAGCGGCTATCTCAAGCAGATGGTGGCCGACGAGCTGCTGAACGACGAGCCGACCTTCTCGGACGACGCCGGGCAGATCCTCAAGTTCCACGGCGCGTACATGCAGGACGACCGCGACTTGCGGACGAAGCTCAAGAAAGAGAAGAAGGACAAGGCCTACATGGTCATGGTCCGGATCCGGATGGTCGGCGGCCGGATGACCGCCGAGCAGTACGGGGTCTGCGACGAACTGTCCCGGGTGGTCGGCAACGGCACGCTCCGGATCACGACCCGCCAGGAGTTCCAGTTCCACGGCATCCTGAAGCAGGACCTGGCCGTGGTGATCCGCCACCTCAACGAGAACCTGCTGTCGACGCTCGCGGCCTGCGGCGACGTCGAGCGCAACGTCCTGGCCTGCCCCGCGCCGATCAAGGATAAGAAGCACGAGCAGTTGAACCACGACGCCCTGGCCTGGGCGTCGCACGTCGCCCCCCGCGCCAGCACCTACTGGGACGTCTGGCTCGACGGCGAGAAGATCGAGACCCTCCCCCCCGCCGGCCCCCCGCTCGTCAAGCAGGCCGGCGAGGACGCGGTCGAGCCGATCCTGGGCAAGACGTACCTGCCGCGCAAGTTCAAGACGGCCTTCGCCTTCCCGGAAGACAACTGCACCGACATCCTCGCCAACGACCTGGGGTTCCTGGCGGTCGTCGAGGGCGACTCGATCGTCGGCTATAACGTGCTGGTCGGCGGCGGCCTGGGGACCACCCCGAGCGCCGAGAAGACCTTCCCCGCGCTCGCGCTGCCGATGGGTTTCGCCGCCCGCGACGAGATCCTGGCCGTCGGCGAGGCGGTCGTCCGGGTCTTCCGCGACTTCGGCAACCGCTCCGACCGCAAGCGGGCCCGGATCAAGTACCTGATCGCCGACTGGGGCATGCCCGCCTTCCGGGCCAAGGTCGAGGAGTACCTCGGCCGCAAGCTCGTCGACCCGAAGGACGTCCACGTCACCGACGTCGACGACCACATGGGCTGGCGCGAGCAGGGCGACGGCAAGCTCTACCTGGGCATCCCGGTTCAGAACGGCCGGATCAAGGACGACGGCCCGCTGCGGCTGGCCAGCGGCCTGAAGGCGTTCTTCGAGAAATACCAGACGCCCGGCCGGCTGACCTGCCAGCAGAAGATGCTGCTCATGGACCTGGAGCCGGCCTGGCGCGACGAGATCAACGCCTGGCTCGAAGAGTACGGCATCGCCAGCGTCGAGAAGGTCTCGACCGTCCGCCGCTGGTCGATGGCCTGCCCCGCCCTGCCCACCTGCGGCCTCGCCGTGACCGACGCCGAGCGGGCCCTCCCCTCGGTGATCGACATGCTCGAAGCCGAGCTGCTCCGCCAGGGGCTCGAAAACGAGCGGCTGACCGTCCGCATGACCGGCTGCCCCAACGGCTGCGCCCGGCCCTACAACGCCGACGTCGGCCTGGTCGGGCGGTCGGCGAAGATCGGCCCCGACGGCCTCCCCGGCCCCGGGACCTACACGGTCTTCCTCGGCGGCCGGACGATCGGCGACCGGATCAACGTCGAGTTCAAGGACTACGTCCCGCACGACCAGATCGCCTTCGAGCTGGCCCCGATCTTCGCCCGCTTCAAGGCCGAACGCCTGGACGGCGAGACCTTCGGCGACTTCTGCCATCGCGCCGGCGTCTCCGAGCCGGCCCCGGCGGAGGTCGGCGCGTCGACGGAGTAA
- a CDS encoding cytidine deaminase translates to MLSDEDRVRLLSAAKAAAAHAYCPYSKFRVGAAVLGGDGAVFSGCNVENASYGLTICAERNAVFQLAAAGGTPSVRAVLIYTPTPTPTAPCGACRQVLNEFGPTCVVVSACDGPDAIETTLDQLLPGAFGPQNLA, encoded by the coding sequence ATGCTCTCCGACGAGGACCGCGTCCGGCTGCTCTCGGCCGCGAAGGCGGCGGCGGCCCACGCTTATTGCCCGTACAGCAAGTTCCGCGTCGGCGCGGCCGTTCTGGGCGGCGACGGCGCGGTCTTCTCCGGCTGCAACGTCGAGAATGCGTCGTACGGCCTGACGATCTGCGCCGAGCGGAACGCCGTCTTCCAGCTCGCGGCGGCCGGCGGGACGCCCTCGGTCCGGGCGGTCCTGATCTACACCCCCACGCCGACGCCCACCGCCCCCTGCGGCGCCTGCCGCCAGGTGCTCAACGAGTTCGGGCCGACGTGCGTCGTGGTCTCGGCCTGCGACGGCCCCGACGCGATCGAGACGACCCTGGACCAGCTCCTCCCGGGGGCGTTCGGCCCCCAGAACCTGGCCTGA
- a CDS encoding DnaJ C-terminal domain-containing protein has translation MPDRDYYEVLGVARDATADAVKKAYRKLARQYHPDVNPGDKGAEKSFKEVQQAYDILSDQEKRALYDRYGAAGFEGMGSAGPRTSASEWTARFGQPGQETVDFSDFFGSFAQGGGGHGGEEGGSGLFEDLIGRMRGGGGRAAGKPRAGRDVEAHLSIPFLTAVRGGQTSIDVQRGDGKRESLVVKVPPGVDDGSKLRLKGQGEPGPKGAPAGDMTIILTVEPHPYFKREDRNLLVEVPLTVAEAVLGARIEVPSLDGMKSLTIPAGTSSGQKLRLKGQGVPGSGGKPDGDLFVVVRIVAPKNIDDESKRLIQEFAELNKQDPRAGLW, from the coding sequence ATGCCTGATCGTGATTACTACGAGGTCCTCGGGGTGGCGCGCGACGCCACCGCCGACGCCGTCAAGAAAGCCTACCGCAAGCTGGCGCGGCAGTATCATCCCGACGTCAACCCGGGCGACAAGGGCGCGGAGAAGAGCTTCAAGGAAGTCCAGCAGGCTTACGACATCCTGTCCGATCAGGAAAAGCGGGCCCTGTACGACCGCTACGGCGCGGCCGGCTTCGAGGGCATGGGGTCCGCCGGCCCTCGTACGAGCGCCTCGGAGTGGACCGCCCGATTCGGCCAGCCGGGCCAGGAGACCGTGGACTTCAGCGACTTCTTCGGCTCGTTCGCCCAGGGCGGCGGCGGGCACGGGGGCGAAGAAGGGGGCTCGGGCCTGTTCGAGGACCTGATCGGCCGGATGCGCGGCGGCGGCGGGCGGGCGGCCGGCAAGCCCCGCGCCGGCCGCGACGTCGAGGCCCACCTGTCGATCCCCTTCCTCACGGCCGTCCGCGGCGGCCAGACCTCCATCGACGTCCAGCGCGGCGACGGCAAGCGCGAGAGCCTGGTCGTCAAGGTCCCGCCCGGCGTCGACGACGGCTCCAAGCTCCGCCTCAAGGGCCAGGGCGAGCCCGGCCCCAAGGGCGCGCCGGCCGGCGACATGACCATCATCCTGACCGTCGAGCCCCACCCGTACTTCAAGCGCGAGGACCGCAACCTGCTGGTCGAGGTCCCCCTGACGGTGGCCGAGGCCGTCCTGGGCGCGAGGATCGAGGTCCCGTCGCTCGACGGCATGAAGTCGTTGACGATCCCAGCCGGGACCTCCAGCGGCCAGAAGCTGCGGCTCAAGGGCCAGGGCGTGCCCGGCTCGGGCGGGAAGCCCGACGGCGACCTGTTCGTCGTCGTCCGGATCGTCGCCCCCAAGAACATCGACGACGAGAGCAAGCGCCTCATCCAGGAATTCGCCGAACTCAACAAGCAGGACCCGCGGGCGGGGCTCTGGTGA
- a CDS encoding chaperone modulator CbpM, with the protein MNERIIPRESVARHLSISPQVLVRYERLGLVRCIQEGDVEGYEPAQVRRIWSIMTYQRDLGVNLAGVEVILRLRDRMSHLHHHLSDLAAELQSLVDAPDSPDRPS; encoded by the coding sequence ATGAACGAACGGATCATCCCCCGAGAAAGCGTCGCCCGGCACCTCTCGATCTCCCCCCAGGTCCTCGTCCGCTACGAGCGGCTGGGCCTGGTCCGGTGCATCCAGGAGGGGGACGTCGAGGGCTACGAGCCCGCCCAGGTGCGGCGGATCTGGTCGATCATGACCTATCAGCGCGACCTGGGGGTCAACCTGGCGGGGGTCGAGGTGATCCTCCGGCTCCGCGACCGGATGTCGCACCTGCATCACCATCTCTCGGACCTGGCGGCCGAGCTGCAAAGCCTTGTCGACGCGCCCGACTCCCCCGACAGGCCCTCATGA
- the rnpA gene encoding ribonuclease P protein component, producing the protein MTTPDLTFRPHERIKAPADFRRAFDRKRSVSDAVLIVYGAENGLEHPRLGVSVSRKRVRKASARNRIKRLIREAFRLTKADLPPGVDLIVLPRAPLASFEAVRDSLSVLARDAARRLRAPARPRDPKPAP; encoded by the coding sequence GTGACGACCCCGGACCTGACCTTCCGCCCCCACGAGCGCATCAAGGCCCCCGCCGATTTCCGGCGGGCCTTCGACCGCAAGCGATCGGTCTCCGACGCCGTGCTGATCGTCTACGGCGCCGAGAACGGCCTCGAACACCCCCGGCTGGGCGTGTCGGTGTCGCGGAAGCGGGTGCGCAAGGCCTCGGCGCGGAACCGGATCAAGCGGCTGATCCGCGAGGCCTTCCGGCTGACCAAGGCCGACCTGCCGCCGGGCGTCGACCTGATCGTCCTGCCGCGCGCGCCCCTGGCGAGCTTCGAGGCCGTCCGCGACTCGCTCTCCGTCCTCGCCCGCGACGCCGCCCGCCGCCTGCGCGCGCCGGCCCGCCCCCGCGATCCGAAGCCCGCGCCGTGA
- the yidD gene encoding membrane protein insertion efficiency factor YidD: MTGAAGLAGRVLAFPGRLAVGLIVACIRVYQVTISPLFGNACRFHPSCSRYMIESLRKYGLVVGVARGVRRVLRCHPWHPGGYDPP, translated from the coding sequence GTGACCGGGGCCGCCGGCCTCGCCGGTCGCGTGCTCGCCTTCCCCGGCCGGCTGGCCGTCGGGTTGATCGTCGCCTGCATCCGCGTCTACCAGGTCACGATCAGCCCGCTGTTCGGCAACGCCTGCCGCTTCCACCCGAGCTGCAGCCGGTACATGATCGAATCCTTGCGCAAATACGGCCTGGTGGTGGGCGTGGCCAGGGGTGTGCGGCGCGTCCTGCGCTGCCACCCCTGGCACCCCGGCGGCTACGACCCGCCTTGA
- a CDS encoding DUF1559 domain-containing protein, whose amino-acid sequence MRNRRAFTLIELLVVIAIIAVLIALLLPAVQAAREAARRAQCTNNLKQLGLAMHNYHSSLNVFPVGFLYPRTGQVYPGVPALHYRWSVLAQLSPYLEQSTVYNALNMEWPIAAGPASVLGTPPWTPFGANTTVMAAKVSVFLCPSDPAAPPTTLPGGVLSGPSNYQFCTGDGSPGTANPGDAGLTVAANGAFLLGPPQSASSVVDGSSGTVAASEQLIGSAGGGASTRTGPTPPADVRRAAAIGSTPLSDAGCASPTGWRLDKGYGWWDGDYRTSLYNHYLTPNAMAYDCWQSSPPHNPAIKAARSNHPGGVAALFCDGHVQFVKDSVSLPTWRSIATRNGGEVVSSDAL is encoded by the coding sequence ATGCGGAATCGAAGGGCTTTCACGCTGATCGAGCTGCTCGTGGTCATCGCGATCATCGCCGTGCTGATCGCACTTTTGCTGCCGGCCGTGCAGGCGGCGAGGGAGGCGGCGCGGCGGGCGCAGTGCACGAACAACCTGAAGCAGCTCGGGCTGGCGATGCACAATTATCATTCGTCGCTGAACGTCTTCCCGGTCGGGTTCCTGTACCCGCGGACGGGCCAGGTCTATCCCGGGGTGCCGGCGCTTCATTACCGATGGTCGGTGCTGGCGCAGCTCTCCCCGTACCTGGAGCAGTCGACGGTCTACAACGCGCTCAACATGGAATGGCCCATCGCGGCCGGCCCGGCGAGCGTGCTGGGGACGCCCCCCTGGACGCCGTTCGGGGCGAACACGACGGTCATGGCGGCGAAGGTCTCGGTCTTCCTCTGCCCGAGCGATCCGGCCGCGCCCCCGACGACGTTGCCCGGCGGCGTGCTCTCGGGGCCGTCGAACTACCAGTTCTGCACCGGCGACGGCTCGCCCGGCACCGCGAACCCCGGCGACGCCGGGCTGACCGTCGCGGCCAACGGCGCCTTCCTGCTGGGGCCGCCGCAGTCGGCGTCGAGCGTCGTCGACGGATCGAGCGGGACGGTCGCCGCGTCGGAGCAACTCATCGGATCGGCCGGCGGCGGCGCATCGACCCGCACCGGCCCCACGCCGCCGGCCGACGTCCGCCGCGCCGCCGCGATCGGCTCGACGCCGCTGAGCGACGCCGGCTGCGCGAGCCCCACCGGCTGGCGGCTCGACAAGGGCTACGGCTGGTGGGACGGCGACTATCGCACGAGCCTCTACAACCACTACCTGACGCCGAACGCCATGGCTTACGACTGCTGGCAGTCGAGCCCGCCCCACAACCCGGCGATCAAGGCGGCCCGCAGCAACCACCCCGGGGGCGTCGCAGCGCTCTTCTGCGACGGCCACGTGCAGTTCGTCAAGGACTCCGTGAGCCTTCCCACCTGGCGGTCGATCGCCACCCGCAACGGCGGCGAGGTCGTCTCGTCGGACGCGCTCTGA